The DNA region GATTTTGTGTGAAATATTGAACACAAAATAGGTTTTCTGTtggacaattaatttaaaagagtcTGCTCATTGATGCAACCAACAGTTAGTTCAATTGTTTTACATTCAGGACTGATCAACATAGCATCTACACTGATAGAACTTCCTAGATTAAATACACTGTTCCAAGATGTTAACGCACCacctaaaattttgtaaatatttttttctacttaAGTAAATAGTGCATTGTTAGTGTGATTGTGTAACGGGGACACTACTTTAGAAGCAAGTACCGACTTCGTGCTGATAAAAAATGGGAACCTTAATGCTGAGCGTtacattttagacattttagaaGAACATGTCGTGCCATATGCTCCTTTTATAggacttaattttttactaatgcatGATAATGCACGACCACATACTTACATACCAGATGTCCGAAATTATCTTGCTGACGTTGGGAATAATGCTATGACCTGACCAGCTCACAGTCCAGACCTTAACCTCATAGAACATATCTGGGACATTCTACGGAAACAATTAAGGACCATCGTAACTATTCGAATGACTTGTAAGATTGTGTGGAGCGTCTTCTACTTgaaatttgggagaatttggaccaaaatgaaattccaATCCATTATGAACAGAAAATGTGAGGTCATTCGTAGCAGAGACGGAAATATCTCATATtcactttttatgttttataaacttcaaatattgttaatttttatttttagaaaaacaatatttttaagattttttgtaacaattataaataaaaacgtatttttaaataaatagacaaAGGGTGTATATATTTCtcgttttcagaaaatattaataataaattattgtttcttgGAACATATTTAGAGATATGCATCGCTTGATGgccagtattttaaatttaaattactttttatatgtttaataaacaaaggAATAAACAACAATCCATTTcttgtgaatttttttttcgtaGCCCCCCTCGTGTTCCTCAGATTGGAGTCCAATTGAACACATACGATATTGTTTTCGTAGACAAATTTACGCttgaaacttcaaaaattgaagaagCTTGCTAATGCTCTTAGAGAAGAATAGTGAGTTATggattaagaatttaattgtcCACTAATTTGAAGTATGTCAAGGAGGATGGAAGGACAGACCAAGTACTGATtggaaaaaagtttttttctaatttttattaattttgttttattaattttccattgAATTTGGTGATATCAGTTTCGTTACTGGTTCATGAGTTCTGTTGTTCTATTTATGCAGGagattacattgtttattaaaacttattttgataatatattttatatttatatgtttatgtaataattcaaattaaccaCTTTAAAGAGGCGTAGTAAGTTAAAAAtgggatttattaataattatttacaaaattattaaatgaaaatgttaaaattacataattatgatGAAATGTTAATAGGATTACAGGCATTGATTTTTATAggtaacataaaatttcactTAATAATACATTCCACTACCCTTTTGCCATAATAGAATTTCAACTTTGCATCGAGTTCCACAACAGTTACAAGGATaatcagattaaaatattaataggatCAGCATAGGGTCAAGTTTATTTCAATGGTCGGGAATCACATTAAACATTTCGCAGAGTAAATTGCAAAACTAGATACGCGAAGTTCATGACTTCTTCATACGTTTAATCCGTTGTCCAAATTTTACGGTGACGGAACCCCGCATTAACTCACCCATTAATCGTCCACAaggtgatttttaattttgtacatttttgcttttaataaacatcGCTTTTTTTCCTGGCGCCTTCAACTCCAGTGGATCGTTTAATCCTTTTCATCGGAGCCCTTCGAAAACCGACGTTCCCTCTTAATTCTTAAACTTTTTCGAGCGGTTAAGTCTCCTAGAAATTTAAGACCTCGCCTAACTGCGTAATTATGAACTGAAAAGGTTTAACCGGAGGAGAAAATCTTAATGTTGACGCTAAAAGGGAGAGAGCGTGGGGGTTCCCCGCGTGTTTCGTTGAGCCGTTGTTTGAATGGTGTTTCAGTCGTGAAGTCGATGGTTTCGTATTACCGCTCgctatttatttagtattgattCGTCCGCAACAATGACCGAGATCGTTGCGACCCTCGAcgtttatcattttttcttttcgacGTCGACGCGGTTCGGGTTGCACGTTAAACAAAACGTGCGACGTCCGAGAATGGTCACCATTTAGCTGGAACATCGAATTACAATTTACATCGGAAGGAAATGTTTGGTGGAGagccttttataaattttgcacGGCGCACGTTTACGTCTAGAATGTTTGACGCGTACCGGcgaaattacttaatatttgtGGGGACGTATTTGCGATAAAATATGCAGTCGTCGTCTGCAATGTCTTGAAGCTTACCTCGCTTCGAAGTGGAACTCATAAAATTGGCGTATCtcactaaaatattcaactaaAGGGGCTCAACAGCTTAgcataattaagttaatcaGTTCATTAAGCAACCAATTGATTTACTCTACTTTGGTGCCGTTAACTTTTCTTAATTGCCGCCCTGTTCCAACCTATTTAGGACCGTTAATATACATAAcgaaattgttgttgttggacaaactattttttaattgaactaCAAAGATATTATCGAATTGTGAACTCATGTTCAAATGTTAGGGATGTTGAAAAAAGTATGTAACGGTGACATTGTCATtgactttttgttattttatcttacataccaataataatttattaatattttctgaaaacaggaaaaataaaggtatacactttttatatatttatttaaaaataaattttaatttataattgttccaaaaaatcttgaaaaatattgtttttctaaaaaaattaataatgaaaaaattaatatgggtTTTTCACCCCTCCTACGAATGACAATCTCACATGTTCATATTGAAAATCTGGGTTCGAATTtcatattcttctaaatttcgAGTAGAAGACGCTTCACATCCCTTAAGTTATTCAGACGGTTAGGATGGTTCCTTAAACGTCTCCCAAAAATCTCTCAGGTATGTTCTACTGGGTTAAGGTCTGGGCTGCAAGCTGGCCAACTGAGACTGAGTTCTACCCTGACTTGATCTTCTAGTGTGGTCGCCAGTCTCCATGAACCGTTGTAACATATGTTAAATGGATGTATGGAATACACCAAACCTTTCGACTATTCTGCTGTGACTCTTTCCACTAAAACAACTTCTTGGGCACACTCATCGCGAGTTAAACTTATAGATTGGCGTTGGATATTGACAgagaaagttaaaaaaaatatggatgATAAATGAGTTCTATTGAAACAGCGCACTACGGTGATAGTTTGAAATGTGTTTGACTAGCCCTTCAGCCTGCTCATCGTGCATAGAGATTCGCTTGGTGTCAGGAAAGAGAATTATAGCATGGAGAGTGGAATACTGTGATGAACGCAGATTTAGAGAATTTAGTGATAGATGATCAATACGAGTCTGGAGACCTTCAAGTCTGCCCTTACCAGCCTTGTCGTTGGAGCAGAATTGCATAGAACATGCCTGGGATATGCTTGGAAGATCATTAACTGCACACCAGCCCCGTGCTCATATTGCCAGAGACTTAAGACAACTTCTTCCAGAATTATGAGACATTTTGGATCAAAATTATCTGGATGACCTGATAAGAAGTATGCCACGTAGTGTACAACCTTTAATAGGAAGCATAGGCGGAATTACAACTTGTAAAACTGCCATATACGAGGGTGTTTCAAAGTTAATACAATCAAAACCTGaataggaaaattaatttacaaaattataaatggtgTGTTGATTTCTTGGAACAGTGTATAGGTAATATGTTATAGTATAAGAATatggtagtttttataaaacaacaatagtaaattaatattattttaaccgttcacattaaataaaagagttattggtaaaatactaattaacattttaaaaagtttctttaataatgaccactactgtggcacaatttaaatggttattttaattaagaaaagcATCTGTAACTTTTGAACAtgtctttatttaaatcaggTCACACAACATAAAATTGCCAATTGCAGACGTGTGTTTGTACGTCAACATTTTCTTGACATTGTCCTAATTCCATCCACAGATATGCGTTTAATTGGACTCGTTTGTGAGGActaataatctaattttgCTATTCAAACTTccagttatattaatataatttcatcaaTGCAATTTTCTGCGTGACATTTCAGCCATTGATCAAaacaatctaaattaaatttgcggTCTGTACAGAAACACGACGAAATTACCACACAAATCGTGATTGAAAATTTGGCCCTCTATTGATTCACACGTTCTCAACATACAGCATAAAAGTACCGCATTTTTTCCAACATGTTACAAACATAGTTTTGGTTTGGTAGTTGGGTTTTGTGTTTGTATTAATGGTTTTAGCCAGCTTTATTTGACAGAATTTGTAGATACATGCACATTTACGTCGGACcattttacacaattaattattttgcagtacGTATAGGGCTATGGACAcataaaaaaactgtaaaattctTCAACATTTTATGGGACGTGGTGATAAAATTTTGGGATTGGATCATGTGATTGtatttttacagttattttatGTCATGGAGTCATTTTAATGGACAACAACAAGTTTAAACGTACATACGAATCGGTACAGTGAAAACTAGATAATTccacaacaaaattttaaattaaattgtattaagcCATCCATGCGAAAGgcgatttgaataatttcattaatacttTCATGATCAGCCGTCCGTAATTGtgaataacaacaaaaacacaAGCGACACGTTTCAGGTCGAGTTAAGCCCCATTTCAATCGgtccaatcaattttttatgtccgAAGGTATTTTGCATTTTGTCCATTGACTGCATCGACATGTAAAAAATACGGTTCTTGTCCCGCACAAATGTTCAACCATTGCGGAGGTGTCGTccaaaataagtaataaggAATCGAGTGAAACGGACGTCAGGAAAGAAACATAAATCAAACTCGAGTGCTTCCCGGAGAAAAATCTTATTCCCGAATGCAAACAATCGTGGAAGGTCCATTGAAAAGACACACAAACATATATACGGATTGAATGGAGTCGGCCCGGCGTGATGgcgttttaatttgaaatatgaacCATTGGCCGACATCACGGAACGGTCCTGTATAAATTGGCATCATTAATCACCGAAACAATGTTAAAGTTCGACTAACAAAAGCAGGATAAATCACTTTTTTTcggttatttaaacaattttaatggaaaGATAAATCACACTCACCCGAAAGCGTACATAGGTTTAGGGCTGCAGCGCTGATGAACTCCCGCAAAGGTAAGCGATTACAACAATggcctaattaaaaatgtactcaTTGACACAGAAAATAGAATGCAACAGGGCAGGACAAAAATGAAGTGCTTTTAGTTCCTCTTAATTTTGAAGCTTGGGGTTAGAATGATGAGCAGTTTACAAGGCTCAATTAAGTCTCCTATTGTGAAATCTGGTTCAAATTCTTAAGCATATGGAATAATAATTGGTTGAATAATCAAGTCGTGATGTTGTAGAATGTTCAGTTTAAAATGAACAACTCCGTGCTTGGCACCAAAGATTCAAACTCCATATGTTACAAAATCACCTCTAAAAGCAACAGCTGGAGCTGTACCTAGAAGTTATCTGTGAAAGAACAATTACGCCATTCAGCTGCAGTCTTTAGACGATAATATTTGGCCCATGCTCTGCGGACAACTCGATGTTTCCTGTATAACAGAGGATGTCGAAAACGTCTTCTGGCTCTAAGACCAGCTTCTTCTGATAGTAAGTAGTGGATAGATTCCCATAACAATTTGTTTCAGTAGTCAGTTAGACTTCTGGACTTATCATATGTAAGTTTCATAGGCCCTCCTCACAGACTTTGACAGTGCTTCAGTGTGAAGTGGATATGGCACAGAATGAGAATAAATTGACTACTACATTCCACATTCAATTCTAAGGCCAATCAACTAGTGgttgtttgaattattaagaAGGACCAGCTCATTAATAGTTTAGAAAAtgatattgattaatatattcaacgacgtatttgtctgaattttaattatttacgacTACTCTAATACCTACCTCAAACTGCACaccaaaaatcaatgaaatcaGGCCACTAGCAAGATAGAGATAGAGTATAATAGTAtgcatcataaattttatgttttaacttATTTCGCTTTTCTGCGGTAACAAGGAAATCTTGTTAAAGCTAATGTTTTCCGTTGGTCTGGAGTAACAATTGCatatatttcagattttttatacaCGAAACAAAGGAAATTTACgagtaaaatcttaaatagtgggtagtaattaaatttcgtctaaatttaaaatatttggattgTACAATCTCTATGGCTATTTCTAATTTGGTGaaatttctaaagaatttCTATCTGAtgtagattaaatttattttcttttgcgCATAAATATTTTCCCAGTTCTAACATTGACAATTCCAATTTGAAAATGACAACATAccagaagaaatatttaataactttgtaATAACGGTTGGAATTTGCTGGTGGGGAATGACTGGATGCTGAATCCAAGAATTCCTGTCGTTTTCGATTTATCTTTATGTACCTTATCTTATAAGGTTTTACTCTCCATGCGGAATATATAGTTTAATAGTGaaagtttttgtaaaattcctaaataaatttcattcacgATTATGAGGAACTCGCATTGTATCGATTAATAGAACTGTATGCGGTCACATTAGTAGaatcttttatttaagaacAATACCGATAAATTCTCAACTTAAATGATTTATCCCCTTATTTATGTTACAATAGTTAATGGCTgctacataaaattttcactttatttgtcattttcagaaaatttattaattcagaaCTTCTGGCCAAGtaaaaaaaacagttaaaaagAATTCAAggattatatttcaaatatctcTTGTATTATTTCCATCGagggtatttaaattaaatcgtcTAATATTCTCAGAATACGGATTTTAGTAAAgagatcattaaattaattggaattaaacgtaatgactaaaaataaataagtaatacgTCACAATGCATTTAGACAACAATTGCCAAACCGTCTCCTAGAAACACATCCATCACAATTGTCATAATTATacggtattaaaatattgacaaaatcTCGAGTAGGGGCATCGTCTGGCTCAATGTCTGTAATAGGGTTTATATCacaaaaatgcaaaaaaaatccaaattctTTGGTGACGGAGTACCCAAACCCCGTGTTGAAATGGGTTAGTGAAGAAAACGTAAATCAAGATAGTCCGGCTTCGCTGCTGAAGCTGGCCGCAAAAGTCGTTGTGGCCAATGGTGTAAAAGTGAAACGCGACGAACTTCCTCGCAATCTCTTAAGGCTAATTCGTAATGGTCATAAATGCAATAATCCTGAGTGTAAtcgtaagtaattaatataaaaaaagtatttctgtgttatttttttgtaattgcaGGCGTGTTCTTCGACGAAAAACCATCACTATATTATGAGTTTTTGATTGTGCAATACTTATGTTCCCACTGTGAGTTACGTAGAAGAGAAATTGAGGTAAAATATCCTAAATGTTTTTTGATGAGAGATGCCATAATTTATGGACTTtggtaacatatatttaataaattattaaattaaattgtgtatattACTATTCATGAAATTTTCCTAAATGTATAGTCTTGGTTGATACAATAGGTATAAGCTGTTAAGGTCAAAAAGAGTTTGAAAGAATGATTGGATACGCAGACGCAGATGAGTACTTGTGACGATACATCACAAGAATGACAATGGGTATGCGATTCTTGACagttttcaatcatttttctCACGTTTGTCAAATTAGCTTTTGATCGATACGTCACTTAAAGTTTCTTAAAAAGTTCATGGCACAATGTCCTTAATAGGATTTAGACCAAACATAGAAAATTCTTCTCAATACCCACctgtaatacataataaaattattgatcttGAAAATGGAAACAAAGACCAAAACCCCTCGTTGTTGGAATTGGCTGCTAGAACTCTTgttctaaacaaaattaaactcgAACCTGGTGAAGTGCCTTCCCATCTCGCTACTTATGTTGAAAACGGACACAAATGCATCATTCCCGATTGTAATCGTCAGTAAAATGttggtatattttttaataatacttaattaacataaatatgttttagaggTATATTTTGTCAGGGAGCAGTCACGATTTAGGGAATATTCTCTGGTCATACATGTATGTGCCAGATGTGAGGAGAAATACACAGAAATCACTTCTATCTATTAGctacaaatattttcctaTAGAAATCAAAACTATGGAAGTAAAAAAGTGATTATATTGTTGcttaaagaaatcttttgtattaaattctttattttggtttcgaatcaataaataataaactattaaattaatgtatgtgTATTTATTATCAACTATTCAGGATAATTTTTTTGGTAGGTTTTTCTATAGGGCTTCCTATAACACAACATGGTCAAATAGTTTCGAAGAACTATTGAAGacttttttgttacaaaaatgcTGCAAGTTGAACTTTCCTCATCAATGGAATCCAAAGACGTACTTCGCAATAAACCAAAATCCTGACGCCAAGGACATCAAGCAACGGACACAGAAAACCGGTTTATCCAAAAAAGTGCTTCAAGTAAGCCCAGTAACATATCaagttttacttattattttaatattgttaaaatattttattaataaactcttTTGTTCTAGGTGTGGTTCCAAAATGCTCGCGCCAAATGAACAAGGAACATAATGAGACAAGAAGGCTCTCAAATCAACAGCAATCAGCCACAGAGACCAAACGAGTCACCTTCAAGTGGTTCCACCATAATGGACACCAACAGTATCTCCCACCAATCGCTGGATGACTTcagtgatatttattaaatgtagatATAAACACACATGTTccttttattagttataattgtaaaactattattttaaataacattcagTATTAATTATCCTTCTTTTAGTTCGTGGCACAGTTTCAACGTTGTTAAAGGATGTCTTAAGAAGAaatcaatttactttaatcgataataataatttgattattatcacGACCTcacaatcaaaaaattattcaatacaaattacaaattacaaatatttatagtaatttgcACGATTTTAAAGGCAAGAATAGAGCTGTTTGTATATAATACTTGTGAATACATGTGCAATTGATTTCGCATAGTATAATTGTAGCAAGAGCAAGACCAATCTGATCAAAATCCGAGATCTTCCTGGGGAATGATTGGACTTGCGGGgttggatccgttagcttCCCACTGCCACTGATTTGTGGAGTGGTACTGAGccccaggaccacgacaaggtggatccatcctGGGGAATTGTTGGAGAGGCAGATGCATACATACTTATgaatatactttaataaaatggcAGTGGGCATGCGTCTTACGATTCTTGACAGTTTTTAATCATTGTTTAAAGGTTTGTCAAATTGGTTTTTGTTCGATACGTCTATTAAAGTTTCTTAGAAAGTTCATAGCACAATGTCCTTAATTGGATTTACACCGAAAATCGAAAATTCTACTGAATACCCTCCGGTTTTACATAATAAGGTTATTGATCTTGAAAACGGAGAAAGAGACATATGTCCTTCGTTGATAGAATTGGCTGCTAGAACTATAGTTCTGAATAAAATCAATGTCGAACCTGGTGACTTACCTTCCAATCTCgtcaattatattgaaaacggACACAAATGCATCATTCCTGATTGTAATCGTTAGTATAAtgcttgtatattttttaattagatgtaATTAGActgaattaacataaatatattttagaagtatATTTTGTCAAGGAGCAGTCACGGTTTAGGGAATATTCTCTGGTCATGTATGTATGTGCCAGCTGCGAGCAGAAGTACACATAACTTCTGCCTATTAGCTACAACTGTTTTCCTATGTAAATCAAAACTTTTCAAGTAAAAAATGAGAGAAATGAGAATGTtgcttaaagaaattttttgtatcaattttgctaatgttataaattataaaatacataataaattattaaattaatctgtctttattttttcattaccaCTTAttcagaaacattttttttggttAGGTTATTCTAAATGTTTAGGCTTGGTTTATACTAAAGGTTTAAGTTACATGTCGACGGCAAaaaaatttctgaaaacgATTGGTAACACAGATTCTTGACAGTTCCCAATCAACATTCTAGCGTTTGTCAGATCGATTTTTCAACGATACgtttattaaagtttcttAGAAAGTTCATAGCACAATGTCCTTAATAGGTCTTACACCGAAGGAAAATTGTTCTGAATACCCACGTGTAATCCACAGTAAAGTTACTGATCTTGAAAATGGAGAGAAAAACAAATGTCCCTCGTTGATGGAATTGGCTGCCAAAACACTGgttcttaataaaatcaaactggACCCTGATAAAATACCTTCGCGCTACGTCAGTTATGTTGAAAACGGACACAAATGCATCATGCCTGATTGTAACAGTTAGTATaatgtttgtatattttttaattagatgtaattaacttaaatatattttagaggtATATTTCGTCCAGGAGCAGTCACGGTTTAGGGAATATTCTGTGGTTATGTTTATATGTGCCGCCTGCGAGGAGAAATACGCAGAAATTACTTCTGCTTATTAGCTGCAAATCCTTTTCTATGTGAATCAAaactattaaagtaaaaaaaatgtttttattgcagcttaaagaaatttttagtattaaattttgtaattttggtTCGgagttaaaaattacttaataaattaataaattaatttgtgtgtgtttatttattagcaACTATTCAGGAAAattttttaggttaggtttttctAAATGGATAGCTTGGTTAATACTATAGGTATAAAAAGAGTTTCGAAGAACGGTGGGTGATGCAAACGCCTGTGTACTTACGAATATACCGATCAGAAAGCGTTTCGTccaactgaattttgagagacatcatgcacaaCAAATGCATCAAAATTTTCCCATTATTTTGCAGACATTTACTGTCTCTGAAGTTCGTGATGCCTCTTCCAAAATTCAGTAGAATAAAACGATTTTTGATTGGTATATTAATAGAATGTACATGGGCATACGTCATATGAATGTTGACAGGTTCCAATCAACATTGGAACATTTGTCAAATTGGTTTTTGAACGATACGTCTATCAGAGTGTCTTAGAAAGTTCATAGCACAATGTCTTTAATAGGATTTACACCGAAGATCGAAAATTCTCCTGAATACCCTCcagttttacataaaaatattattgatattgaatATGGAGAGAAAGACAGATGTCCTTCGTTGAAAGAATTGGCTGCTAGAACTGTAGTTCTGAATAAAATGGAAGTCAAGCCTGGTGATATACCTTCCAATCTCATCGATTATGTTGAAAACGGACACAAATGCATCATTCCTGATTGTAAACGTTAGTatattgaacatattttttaataagacttaattaacacaaatatattttagaggtATATTTTGTTAAGGAGCACTCACGGTTTAGAGCATACACTCTAGTCTTGTATATATGTGCCAGCTGTGAGCAGAAGTATAAAGAAATTACTTGTGTCCGTTAGCTACAAATGGTTGTGgcttaatgaaatattttgtattcaattttgtaattttgctTAAGTTACGAATtacaaaatagataaaaaataaattattaaattaatgtatgtatatatttattagcaaTTATTCAGCAAAATTCTTCTGGTtagttttttctaaatgtataGACTTGATTGATACTACAGGCCTAAGGTACATGTcgaggttaaaaaaatttcaaaaaacgaTTGGTGACATAGATGGGCATACGTCATATTAATCTTGACagattctaattaatattcgaACGTTTGTCAGATTGGTGTTTGAGTGATACGTCTGTAAAAGTTTCTTAGAAAGTTTATAGCATAATGTCCTTAACAGGACTTAAATCGAAGATCGAAAATTCTTCTGAATACCCACCTATAATCCGCAGTAAAATTGTTGATCTTGAGACTGGAGACAAAAACAGATGTCCCTCGTTGATGGAATTGGCTGCTAGAACTCTTgttctaaataaaatgaaattgaaaccTGGTGAAGTACCTTCCAGCCTCATCAGATATGTGAAAAACGGACACAAATGCATCATACGTACTTGTAATCGTTAGTACaatgtttgtatatttttaataagatttaatttaacataaatatattttagaggtATATTTTGTCAGTGAGCAGTCACGGTTTAGGGAATATTGTATGATCTTATATGTATGTGCCAGCTGCGACAAGAAATACTTCAATCGTGTCTAttagttacaaatattttcctaCATGAATCAAAgctattaaagtaaaaaaaaatgattatattgtTGCTTAAAGAAATCTCttgtattaaattctttattttgattatgttccgaatgaataaataataaattattaaattaatatttgtgtatttatttattaactattcaGGATAATTTTTTGGTTAGGTTTTTCTAAATGAATAGACTTGGTTCATACTATAGGTATGGTGATGCAAACGCATGTGTACTTATGAATATACCGATCAGAAAGCGTTTCGTCCAACTAAATTttgagagacatcatgcatgactaATGCAGCAGAATTTTCCCACTACTTTGCAAACATTTACTGTCTCTGAAGTGCATAATGCCTCTTCCAAAATTCAGTAgaatcaaacaatttttgattggTATATTAATAGTATGTCTATGGGCATATGTCATATGAATGTTGACAGGTTCTAATCAACATTGGAACGTTTGTCAAATCGGTTTTTGAACGATACCTCTATCAAAGTGTCTTAGAAAGTTCATAGCACAATGTCTTTAATAGGGTTTTCGCCGAATATCGAAAATTCTTCTGAATACCCTCCAGTTTTACATAATAACATTGTTGATATTGAAAATGGAGAGAAAGACAGATGTCCTTCGTTGAGAGAATTGGCTGCTAGAACTGTAGTTCTGAATAAAATGGAAGTCAAGCCT from Aethina tumida isolate Nest 87 chromosome 1, icAetTumi1.1, whole genome shotgun sequence includes:
- the LOC126265897 gene encoding leucine-rich repeat-containing protein 58-like, producing the protein MSVIGFISQKCKKNPNSLVTEYPNPVLKWVSEENVNQDSPASLLKLAAKVVVANGVKVKRDELPRNLLRLIRNGHKCNNPECNRVFFDEKPSLYYEFLIVQYLCSHCELRRREIEVKYPKCFLMRDAIIYGLW
- the LOC126265877 gene encoding uncharacterized protein LOC126265877 — translated: MSLIGFTPKIENSTEYPPVLHNKVIDLENGERDICPSLIELAARTIVLNKINVEPGDLPSNLVNYIENGHKCIIPDCNRLTPKENCSEYPRVIHSKVTDLENGEKNKCPSLMELAAKTLVLNKIKLDPDKIPSRYVSYVENGHKCIMPDCNKVYFVQEQSRFREYSVVMFICAACEEKYAEITSAY
- the LOC126265760 gene encoding leucine-rich repeat-containing protein 58-like; this translates as MSLIGFTPKIENSPEYPPVLHKNIIDIEYGEKDRCPSLKELAARTVVLNKMEVKPGDIPSNLIDYVENGHKCIIPDCKQVYFVKEHSRFRAYTIVLYVCASCEQKYKDITSVR